The following proteins are co-located in the Microcystis wesenbergii NRERC-220 genome:
- a CDS encoding four helix bundle protein, translated as MESKVYDKAYKFAIRIVKGYKYLCETKQEYVLSKQLLRSGTSIGANIAEANGAISQADFRAKMSIAYKECLETKYWLSLLKDTNYIEERAFQSINDDAEEIGKMLWAILKTCQENTKNR; from the coding sequence ATGGAGAGTAAAGTTTATGACAAAGCTTATAAATTTGCCATTAGGATTGTTAAAGGCTATAAATATTTGTGTGAGACTAAACAAGAATATGTTTTGTCAAAACAGCTATTAAGGAGTGGCACTTCAATCGGGGCTAACATTGCCGAGGCTAATGGAGCTATTTCTCAAGCTGATTTTCGAGCTAAAATGTCAATAGCTTATAAGGAATGTCTAGAAACAAAGTATTGGCTGTCTCTATTGAAAGACACGAATTACATAGAGGAAAGAGCCTTTCAAAGTATCAATGATGACGCAGAGGAAATTGGTAAAATGCTTTGGGCTATTCTAAAAACCTGCCAAGAAAATACCAAAAACCGATAA
- the recR gene encoding recombination mediator RecR has product MYTPPLARLIEQLQKLPGVGPKSAQRLALYILKRPEQDAIELAQAIVAAKKQVGLCQVCFHLSAEPICEICRNPNRETGTICVVADSRDVIALEKTREYSGKYHVLGGVISPMDGIGPDQLNIQSLVTRVSQKKIQEVILAISPSVEGETTTLYIGGLLKPFTKVTRIAFGLPMGGDLEYADEVTLARALEGRREL; this is encoded by the coding sequence ATTTATACACCGCCTTTAGCTCGTTTGATCGAGCAGTTACAAAAATTACCCGGAGTCGGACCTAAAAGCGCCCAACGTCTGGCCCTGTATATTCTCAAACGACCAGAACAAGATGCGATCGAATTGGCCCAGGCGATCGTAGCAGCGAAAAAACAAGTAGGATTATGTCAGGTTTGTTTTCATCTTTCGGCCGAACCGATTTGTGAAATTTGCCGCAATCCCAACCGAGAAACGGGGACTATCTGTGTGGTAGCTGACTCCAGAGATGTGATTGCTTTGGAGAAAACAAGGGAATATTCGGGCAAATATCACGTTTTGGGCGGTGTTATCTCACCTATGGATGGGATTGGACCGGATCAATTAAATATACAGTCTTTAGTCACCAGAGTCAGCCAGAAAAAAATTCAGGAAGTTATCTTAGCTATCAGTCCCAGTGTCGAGGGAGAAACCACGACTTTGTATATTGGGGGTTTACTGAAACCCTTCACTAAAGTTACCCGTATCGCTTTCGGGTTGCCCATGGGCGGCGATCTAGAATACGCTGATGAAGTAACCTTAGCGAGAGCTTTAGAAGGTCGTCGGGAATTATAG
- a CDS encoding NUDIX hydrolase, whose translation MIFVALAILEQDGRFLMQLRDDIPTILYPGVWGLFGGHLEAGESPEIGLKRELKEEINYEAPSLRYFRSYNDDNLSRYLYHVPLTLELEKLVQTEGQDLALLPPDAIRQGEYYSQKINQTRPLGKIHRQILLDFIELEL comes from the coding sequence ATGATATTTGTTGCTTTGGCGATTTTGGAACAGGACGGTCGATTTTTAATGCAGTTGCGCGACGACATCCCGACGATTCTCTATCCGGGGGTGTGGGGTTTATTTGGTGGTCACTTGGAAGCGGGTGAAAGTCCAGAAATAGGGTTAAAACGAGAGTTAAAAGAAGAAATTAACTACGAAGCCCCTAGTTTACGCTATTTTCGCTCTTATAACGATGATAATCTCTCCCGTTATCTTTATCATGTACCCCTGACCCTGGAATTAGAAAAATTAGTGCAAACGGAAGGGCAAGATTTAGCTTTATTACCCCCAGATGCCATCCGTCAAGGGGAATACTATTCCCAGAAGATTAATCAGACTCGTCCTTTAGGAAAAATTCATCGCCAGATATTACTCGATTTTATAGAACTAGAATTATAG
- a CDS encoding OB-fold nucleic acid binding domain protein, which produces MSIQTRVGRIGSLLLLLGLFGCSTLADLGIAVPYIGDPPLTAIEQLQEKPKGTLVYLRGTVSNYAPFLAGGAYLLQDSSGKIWIRTNSNKLPRQGEEIVIKGKIDFEAIPQGSQTVNELYVVELEQMDAVAVNSVPTPSPSPEIKPSPTSEVKPPENNSPPVSTKPLENPRQVTIPSAAETKPPETTVVTPVKPNPPAQPVAEAIPPKPPAVVKPIPDPLDAFFLPHKQSEKNSNQ; this is translated from the coding sequence ATGTCTATTCAGACTCGTGTAGGGCGCATCGGCAGTTTATTATTATTGCTAGGGTTATTCGGTTGTAGTACCCTTGCTGACCTCGGTATTGCCGTTCCCTACATCGGTGATCCTCCCCTAACAGCGATCGAGCAATTACAGGAAAAACCAAAAGGCACTTTAGTTTATCTTAGGGGAACTGTGAGCAATTATGCCCCTTTTTTAGCGGGAGGGGCCTATCTTTTGCAGGATAGTTCGGGCAAGATTTGGATTCGCACCAATAGCAATAAATTACCCCGTCAAGGCGAAGAAATCGTCATTAAGGGCAAAATTGACTTTGAGGCTATTCCCCAGGGTTCCCAAACTGTTAACGAATTGTATGTGGTGGAATTAGAACAGATGGATGCAGTAGCGGTTAATTCTGTTCCTACTCCTTCCCCGTCCCCAGAAATTAAACCTTCCCCCACCTCAGAAGTTAAACCCCCAGAAAATAATTCTCCCCCGGTCTCCACTAAACCCCTGGAAAATCCCCGACAGGTGACAATTCCCAGCGCAGCTGAAACGAAACCCCCAGAAACTACCGTCGTTACCCCCGTTAAACCCAATCCCCCCGCGCAACCCGTCGCGGAAGCGATTCCCCCCAAACCCCCCGCAGTGGTTAAACCCATCCCAGATCCCCTCGATGCTTTCTTTTTACCCCATAAACAAAGCGAGAAAAACAGTAATCAGTAA
- the ctpB gene encoding carboxyl-terminal processing protease CtpB — MNQSRPSFVSVQKLLSGGAIATLAVSSLMVLTPAAKGEKPLEDNPKAVIDQVWQIVNNEFVDRSFHQIDWQKKRQELLSRNYTNPQQAYTAIREALKELGDTYTRFLTPSEFSVLTSQTSGELSGIGIRLALDKRTSDLIVVDTVKKSPAKEAGVKSGDRLIRINGKPTALMTLEQAMEALQGEVGTSVSLQLARPDQGVFEVTLTRVDIEIPSVSYTLKQEGGVKVGYIKLDEFSSHAAEQMKEAIEELSQQQVSGYVLDLRGNPGGLLFASVDIARMWMKQGKIVSTIDRRGGDRQFIANNTAITDLPLVVLVNKGSASASEILAGALKENGRATLVGTSTYGKSTVQSVHTLSDGSGLAVTIARYYPPNGENIYKKGIKPDVQIELTQEQQLRFRDDPSLLGTKDDPQYQQAISLLQSHSVKRPGTGNLNNPLSSRAE, encoded by the coding sequence ATGAACCAGTCGCGTCCCTCGTTCGTTTCCGTGCAGAAACTCCTATCTGGAGGTGCGATCGCTACCCTAGCAGTTAGTTCCCTGATGGTTCTCACCCCCGCAGCCAAAGGGGAAAAACCCTTAGAAGATAACCCGAAAGCAGTCATCGACCAGGTTTGGCAAATTGTTAATAATGAATTTGTAGACCGTAGTTTTCATCAAATTGATTGGCAAAAAAAACGTCAAGAATTGTTAAGCAGAAATTATACTAATCCCCAACAAGCTTACACGGCAATCCGGGAAGCGTTAAAGGAATTGGGTGATACTTATACCCGTTTTTTAACCCCTAGTGAATTTTCTGTCCTCACCAGTCAAACTTCTGGAGAATTATCGGGAATTGGCATACGTTTAGCCCTCGATAAACGCACTAGCGATCTGATCGTTGTCGATACGGTGAAAAAATCCCCCGCCAAGGAAGCAGGAGTGAAAAGCGGCGATCGCTTGATCAGAATTAACGGCAAACCCACCGCTTTAATGACCTTAGAACAAGCAATGGAAGCCCTACAGGGAGAAGTGGGTACTAGCGTTAGTTTACAGCTGGCCCGTCCCGATCAAGGGGTATTTGAAGTGACTTTGACCCGGGTAGATATCGAAATCCCCTCGGTTAGCTATACCCTTAAACAGGAAGGTGGGGTGAAAGTTGGTTATATTAAACTGGATGAATTTAGTTCCCACGCAGCCGAACAAATGAAAGAGGCGATCGAGGAATTAAGTCAACAACAGGTATCCGGCTATGTTCTCGATCTGCGGGGCAACCCCGGGGGTTTGCTATTTGCTAGTGTCGATATCGCTCGTATGTGGATGAAACAGGGCAAAATCGTTAGCACCATTGATCGACGGGGCGGCGATCGCCAATTTATCGCCAATAACACCGCTATTACCGATTTACCCCTCGTGGTCTTGGTCAATAAAGGTTCCGCCAGCGCCAGCGAAATCCTCGCCGGGGCGCTGAAAGAAAATGGCCGGGCGACTTTAGTGGGTACATCGACTTATGGCAAGAGTACCGTCCAATCGGTACACACCCTCTCCGATGGTTCCGGATTAGCGGTGACAATTGCCCGTTATTATCCCCCCAACGGCGAAAATATCTACAAAAAAGGCATTAAACCCGATGTGCAGATCGAGTTAACCCAGGAACAACAACTGCGCTTCCGCGATGATCCTTCTTTGCTGGGAACTAAGGATGATCCCCAGTATCAACAGGCGATCTCACTCCTACAATCCCATAGTGTTAAACGTCCTGGCACCGGCAATCTCAATAACCCTTTGAGTAGTCGGGCTGAATAA
- a CDS encoding ribonuclease catalytic domain-containing protein, which produces MEKGTLVEFRVQGERRLGVIDRPEGKKDWIVIDQGGNPHKLRPQRFDYIIKGGPSNYREIGNFLREVQPYLDASGLEVAWELLAGENQLVTPEDMAEILFSDRSPQFCYAAHCLLSDDKVYFKNKGDGYEARSENQVEEIKHQLEVEQQRQREKSQFLQRLQQALAGETVEWSESDRIRLESLEKFILQPEQKYPAAMDILSLLGRSQTPEAAFELLVDLKWWSSHENLFLRRSSYPVQFSKKVLDVARLNLLNPPADADVNNRLDLTHQKIYTIDDESTEEIDDGLSVEMLADGGHRLWIHIADPSRLVLPDDELDLEARRRSTSLYLPTGMVPMFPLELAAGPMSLIQGKLCPALSFGVILDETGAIADYRIHPSTIKPTYRLTYEDVDEMLHLDLQHEPEVRILNRWAKQRHAWRKSQGSINIQMPESSIKVKDNDEIIIELQEVSPSRQLVAEMMILAGEIAGRYCQQHEIPVPFRGQPQPELPPDEELILLPAGPVRSCALRRCMPRSEMTTIPNRHASLGLNTYSQVTSPIRRYTDLLTHFQLKAHLRGDQLPFTRDRMQEILYSVASSAQEATSVERQTNRYWSLEFLRRQGDQVWQALVLRWLREEENLGLILLEELGLELPHRFERSVSLGDRFQVQVSRSDPHRDEIRFRELSGFVSSQAI; this is translated from the coding sequence GTGGAAAAGGGAACGCTGGTAGAATTTCGCGTCCAAGGAGAAAGGCGCTTAGGGGTGATCGATCGCCCAGAAGGTAAAAAAGATTGGATCGTCATCGATCAGGGGGGAAACCCGCATAAACTGCGTCCCCAACGCTTCGATTACATTATCAAAGGAGGTCCATCCAACTATAGGGAGATCGGCAATTTTCTGCGAGAAGTCCAACCCTATCTAGATGCTAGTGGTTTAGAAGTGGCCTGGGAATTATTAGCCGGGGAAAATCAGTTAGTTACTCCCGAAGACATGGCCGAGATCCTCTTTTCCGATCGCAGTCCCCAGTTTTGCTATGCGGCCCATTGTCTCTTGAGTGATGATAAAGTTTATTTTAAAAATAAAGGGGATGGTTACGAGGCCCGCTCGGAAAATCAGGTAGAGGAAATCAAACACCAGCTAGAGGTGGAACAACAGCGTCAACGGGAAAAAAGCCAATTTCTCCAACGTCTCCAGCAAGCCTTGGCCGGTGAAACGGTAGAATGGTCAGAAAGCGATCGAATTCGTCTGGAATCTCTAGAAAAATTTATCCTCCAACCCGAACAAAAATATCCAGCGGCCATGGACATACTCTCCCTGCTGGGCCGTTCCCAAACCCCCGAGGCTGCTTTTGAATTGTTAGTCGATTTGAAATGGTGGAGTAGTCACGAAAACCTTTTCCTGCGACGCAGTTCCTACCCCGTTCAATTCTCGAAAAAGGTACTTGATGTGGCGCGTCTTAATTTACTCAATCCCCCTGCGGATGCGGATGTCAACAATCGTCTCGATTTAACCCACCAAAAAATTTATACCATCGACGATGAAAGTACCGAGGAAATCGATGACGGATTATCGGTAGAAATGCTCGCGGATGGTGGTCATCGTCTCTGGATCCATATTGCCGATCCTAGCCGTTTAGTGCTTCCCGATGATGAATTAGACCTAGAAGCACGTCGTCGCAGTACCAGTCTTTATCTTCCCACGGGAATGGTTCCCATGTTTCCCCTAGAGTTGGCCGCAGGTCCAATGAGTTTGATACAGGGTAAACTTTGTCCTGCCTTGAGTTTTGGGGTAATCCTCGATGAAACGGGGGCGATCGCCGATTATCGAATCCATCCTAGTACAATTAAACCTACCTATCGCCTCACCTACGAAGATGTGGACGAAATGTTACATCTGGATCTGCAGCATGAACCGGAAGTGAGGATTCTCAACCGTTGGGCCAAACAACGCCACGCATGGCGCAAATCTCAGGGATCGATTAACATCCAAATGCCAGAATCATCCATTAAGGTGAAGGATAACGACGAAATTATCATAGAATTGCAGGAGGTATCCCCATCTCGGCAATTAGTGGCGGAAATGATGATTTTAGCTGGAGAAATCGCCGGTCGCTACTGTCAGCAACACGAGATACCCGTGCCTTTCCGCGGACAACCACAACCAGAATTACCCCCCGATGAGGAGTTAATTTTACTACCCGCGGGCCCTGTGCGTTCCTGTGCCTTGCGTCGCTGTATGCCGCGCAGTGAAATGACGACAATTCCTAACCGTCATGCTAGTCTGGGATTGAATACCTATTCCCAAGTAACTTCGCCAATTCGCCGTTATACTGACCTTTTGACCCATTTTCAACTAAAAGCTCATCTACGGGGCGATCAACTGCCTTTTACCCGGGATAGAATGCAGGAAATTCTCTATAGTGTCGCTAGTTCGGCCCAAGAAGCCACCTCGGTGGAACGACAAACTAATCGTTATTGGAGTTTGGAATTTTTGCGACGACAGGGAGATCAAGTCTGGCAAGCTTTGGTTTTACGCTGGCTGCGGGAAGAGGAAAATTTAGGCTTGATTTTATTGGAGGAATTGGGGTTAGAATTACCCCATCGTTTTGAGCGTTCGGTATCTTTAGGCGATCGCTTTCAAGTACAAGTTAGTCGCTCTGATCCCCACCGCGATGAGATCCGTTTTCGCGAGCTATCGGGTTTTGTCTCCTCCCAAGCAATTTAA
- the speA gene encoding biosynthetic arginine decarboxylase gives MAGKTQLKKQEKQLSPVDLTPSDGNNLEKVAPVKHWSIEDSENLYRIQGWGEPYFSINAAGNITVSPQGERGGSLDLYELVSAIKRRNIGLPLLIRFSDILEDRIERLNACFNRAIARYNYANVYRGVYPIKCNQHRHIVESLVRFGKPYQFGLEAGSKPELMIALATLEPALNGKNDKTQPLLICNGYKDKEYIETALLTTRLGHRPLIVIEQLEELYLTLRVSRQLGIAPHLGVRAKLGTKGVGRWGCSTGDRAKFGLTVPEILTVVTELEQAGMLDCLQLLHYHIGSQISAISVIKDAIREASQIYVELAKLGANMTYLDVGGGLGVDYDGSKTNFYASKNYNMQNYANDIVAEVKEACEDAQIAPPILISESGRAIASHQSVLIFDILGSSEVPQNPPDPCNGKEHLILRNLWETYTGIDERNYQEAYHDAGQFKEEAISLFNFGYLSLKERARAEQLYWACCHKILQVARQQDYVPDDLEDLEQIMASIYYANLSVFQSVPDSWAIDQLFPIMPIHRLDREPTQRGIIADLTCDSDGKIAQFIDLRGDVKSVLELHPLEYKNGKHSPEPYYLGMFLVGAYQEIMGNLHNLFGDTNVVHIQMSPKGYDIEYLVKGDTITEVLSYVQYSAEDLLERIRLRCEQALQENRMTVEESQLLLQDYERSLRRYTYLVGGD, from the coding sequence ATGGCGGGTAAAACTCAACTTAAGAAACAGGAAAAGCAATTATCTCCAGTGGATCTGACCCCTTCTGACGGTAACAACCTCGAAAAAGTTGCCCCCGTTAAACATTGGTCGATCGAAGATAGCGAAAATCTCTATCGTATCCAAGGCTGGGGAGAACCCTATTTCTCGATCAATGCTGCGGGAAATATCACCGTCTCGCCCCAGGGAGAAAGGGGCGGTTCTTTGGACTTATACGAGTTAGTTTCGGCGATTAAGCGGCGAAATATCGGTTTACCCCTGTTAATTCGGTTTAGCGATATTTTGGAAGATCGGATCGAGCGCCTGAACGCCTGTTTTAACCGAGCGATCGCCCGTTATAATTATGCCAACGTCTATCGCGGTGTCTATCCGATCAAGTGCAATCAACACCGTCACATCGTCGAGTCTTTAGTGCGTTTTGGTAAACCCTATCAATTTGGGTTGGAGGCTGGTTCAAAACCAGAGCTAATGATTGCTTTAGCTACCCTAGAACCTGCCTTAAACGGCAAAAATGACAAAACACAACCATTGCTAATTTGTAACGGCTATAAGGACAAAGAATACATCGAAACCGCTCTTTTGACCACTCGTCTCGGTCATCGGCCTTTGATTGTCATCGAACAATTGGAAGAATTATATTTAACCCTGCGCGTCAGTCGTCAGCTAGGAATTGCCCCACATTTGGGAGTGCGTGCGAAACTGGGGACAAAAGGGGTGGGCCGTTGGGGATGTTCCACGGGAGACCGGGCAAAATTCGGTTTAACCGTCCCGGAAATCTTAACGGTGGTGACGGAATTAGAACAAGCGGGGATGTTAGATTGTCTGCAACTGCTGCACTATCATATCGGGTCGCAAATCTCCGCTATTAGCGTCATTAAGGATGCCATTCGCGAAGCTAGTCAGATTTATGTGGAATTAGCGAAATTAGGGGCAAATATGACCTATCTCGATGTGGGGGGTGGTTTAGGGGTCGATTACGATGGCTCGAAAACTAACTTCTACGCCTCAAAAAACTACAATATGCAGAATTATGCCAATGATATCGTGGCCGAGGTCAAGGAAGCTTGTGAAGATGCCCAGATTGCACCCCCAATTCTCATTAGTGAAAGTGGCCGGGCGATCGCTTCTCATCAATCGGTGTTAATCTTTGATATCTTGGGAAGTAGCGAGGTTCCCCAAAACCCTCCCGATCCCTGCAATGGGAAAGAACACCTCATCCTCCGTAATCTCTGGGAAACCTATACGGGTATCGATGAGCGCAATTATCAGGAAGCTTATCACGATGCGGGACAGTTCAAAGAGGAGGCGATTAGTCTGTTTAATTTCGGTTATCTCAGTCTCAAGGAACGGGCGAGAGCCGAACAATTGTACTGGGCTTGTTGTCACAAAATTCTGCAAGTGGCCCGACAACAGGATTATGTTCCCGATGACTTGGAAGACTTAGAGCAAATTATGGCCTCAATTTATTATGCCAATCTCTCGGTTTTTCAGTCAGTTCCCGATAGTTGGGCGATCGATCAACTATTTCCAATTATGCCGATCCATCGTCTCGATCGAGAACCTACTCAAAGGGGAATTATCGCCGATTTAACCTGTGATAGTGACGGAAAAATTGCCCAATTTATCGATTTGCGCGGGGACGTAAAATCTGTTTTAGAATTGCATCCGTTGGAGTACAAAAACGGTAAACATTCTCCAGAACCCTATTATCTAGGAATGTTTTTGGTGGGTGCTTATCAAGAGATTATGGGCAATTTACATAATCTTTTTGGCGATACTAATGTGGTACATATTCAGATGAGTCCCAAGGGGTACGATATCGAGTATCTAGTCAAAGGAGATACGATCACGGAAGTATTAAGTTATGTGCAGTATTCTGCGGAAGATCTGTTAGAAAGAATTCGTCTTCGTTGTGAACAAGCTTTGCAGGAAAATCGCATGACTGTGGAAGAATCCCAATTACTCCTACAGGATTATGAACGCAGTTTGCGACGTTATACCTATCTAGTGGGTGGGGATTGA
- a CDS encoding DUF4330 domain-containing protein: MNLLDSKGRLFGKFSLLDIGAALVILLTIIGIFVVPGTSGKSTIAQVTKEPIEVDVIVRGLSVLNPNALINQFNTEKKTNIVIRNQPAGQVDIKNVKPLSRNVLVPQPDGSVKVLPDPRTENYSQDMIMTLSGQAEVTDTGAVVGGQKVKIGTLIELEGDNYNFNTSVIDVRLPKRS; this comes from the coding sequence ATGAATTTATTAGACTCAAAAGGACGTTTATTCGGTAAATTTAGCTTGCTTGATATCGGGGCGGCCTTAGTAATTTTATTGACAATTATCGGTATTTTTGTTGTGCCGGGGACGAGTGGTAAAAGTACGATCGCTCAAGTGACCAAAGAACCCATAGAAGTGGATGTTATTGTCCGGGGTTTAAGTGTTCTCAATCCTAACGCTTTGATTAATCAATTCAATACCGAGAAGAAAACTAATATTGTTATTCGTAATCAACCGGCCGGTCAAGTGGATATAAAAAATGTTAAACCTTTATCGAGAAATGTCTTAGTTCCGCAGCCGGATGGTAGTGTGAAAGTCCTACCCGATCCCCGCACAGAAAACTATTCTCAAGATATGATCATGACTCTCAGTGGTCAAGCGGAAGTTACCGATACTGGTGCGGTTGTTGGCGGTCAAAAGGTAAAAATTGGCACTTTAATCGAGTTAGAAGGAGATAATTATAATTTCAACACCAGTGTTATCGATGTCCGTTTACCAAAAAGGTCTTAA
- the folD gene encoding bifunctional methylenetetrahydrofolate dehydrogenase/methenyltetrahydrofolate cyclohydrolase FolD codes for MSVTTCQILDGKALAQKIQLGLGERIQTLKSPMGRPPGLAVLMVGDNPASAVYVRNKEKACTKIGMASFGRHFPTNTSELEILAEIVRLNQDERVDGILIQLPLPKHLDAVSLLYQIDPKKDADGLHPLNLGGLVRGEDCIRSCTPAGVMALLKEYNISIAGKHAVVLGRSILVGKPLALMLLEENATVTIAHSRTENLAEITRSADILVPAVGKANLITKDMVKPGAVVVDVGINRVADGLVGDVDYAGVLEVASYLTPVPGGVGPMTVAMLLKNTLLSYERKL; via the coding sequence ATGTCCGTAACTACTTGCCAAATTCTCGACGGGAAAGCCTTAGCTCAAAAAATCCAGCTTGGTCTAGGAGAGCGCATCCAGACGCTAAAATCTCCAATGGGAAGACCTCCGGGGTTAGCGGTGTTGATGGTGGGGGATAATCCTGCTAGTGCCGTTTATGTCCGCAATAAGGAGAAAGCTTGTACTAAAATCGGCATGGCCTCTTTTGGTCGTCATTTTCCCACCAATACAAGTGAACTAGAAATTTTAGCGGAAATTGTCCGTCTCAATCAAGATGAGCGGGTGGACGGGATTTTAATTCAATTACCTTTACCTAAGCATTTAGACGCGGTTTCCCTTCTCTACCAAATTGACCCGAAAAAAGATGCTGATGGTTTACATCCTCTCAATTTAGGCGGTTTAGTGCGGGGTGAGGACTGTATCCGCAGTTGTACTCCTGCGGGGGTCATGGCACTGCTGAAAGAATATAATATTTCCATAGCCGGTAAGCACGCGGTGGTACTGGGTCGCAGTATTCTAGTGGGGAAACCTTTAGCTTTAATGTTATTGGAGGAAAACGCTACGGTAACTATTGCTCACTCGCGCACGGAAAATCTGGCAGAAATAACCAGAAGTGCCGATATTTTAGTACCTGCGGTCGGTAAAGCCAATTTAATCACTAAAGATATGGTAAAACCGGGTGCGGTGGTGGTGGATGTGGGGATTAATCGTGTCGCTGACGGTTTGGTGGGAGATGTGGACTATGCTGGGGTTTTAGAAGTGGCTAGTTATCTTACTCCTGTTCCCGGGGGTGTCGGTCCGATGACGGTGGCAATGTTATTAAAAAATACCTTGTTAAGTTACGAACGCAAGTTATAA
- a CDS encoding cyclic nucleotide-binding domain-containing protein, with product MSWEIWGNGDCFGEMAILEQPLKHLTALSLAPVQLLVIPAQRFLQLQILQLSIRRSIKLYLRLQMLDYSPKSQLLKTSHPAL from the coding sequence TTGTCCTGGGAAATCTGGGGAAACGGCGACTGTTTCGGCGAAATGGCGATTCTAGAACAGCCTTTAAAGCATTTAACAGCGCTCTCTCTCGCTCCCGTGCAGTTGCTCGTGATTCCCGCCCAAAGATTTCTGCAGCTACAAATTCTGCAACTAAGCATAAGACGCAGTATAAAACTGTATCTTCGGCTACAAATGCTCGATTATTCGCCAAAAAGTCAACTGCTCAAAACCTCACACCCTGCTCTATAA
- a CDS encoding PEP-CTERM sorting domain-containing protein, producing the protein MKNVTLALALGTAVVTTVLSLVAESAHALTFRFDGLRTDDDSFDLILTTEDTLITESYPSYTDPLWGPLAGTSPAYTFTGYRVTSVSGTYTDESITYPIVGLLPVGSIVSAAGDQIPHSPTDNLFNPDGGFAPDFPFLPVGDTFRKFSFGGIAFNIQEGTLIEPYQVFARSDFNSTWSNPPGFSDYAGCPGSCVGVVEVVEPTSTLSLLALGTLGAASTLKRKLKSSKSSEKETTKVS; encoded by the coding sequence ATGAAAAATGTGACTTTGGCTTTGGCTCTTGGAACTGCTGTAGTTACTACAGTTCTTAGCTTGGTTGCTGAATCCGCTCACGCTCTTACATTCCGGTTCGATGGGTTACGAACTGATGATGACTCATTCGATTTAATCCTAACCACTGAAGATACACTAATAACTGAAAGTTATCCGTCTTACACTGACCCTCTGTGGGGGCCACTCGCTGGTACTTCCCCAGCTTATACCTTTACTGGTTACCGAGTCACGTCGGTGTCGGGGACATACACCGACGAAAGCATCACATATCCTATTGTTGGACTTCTTCCAGTTGGTTCGATTGTTTCCGCTGCTGGTGATCAGATTCCTCATTCCCCTACAGACAACCTTTTCAATCCCGATGGTGGATTTGCACCGGACTTCCCATTCTTGCCAGTAGGAGACACATTCCGTAAATTTTCTTTTGGTGGTATAGCTTTCAATATCCAAGAAGGAACTTTGATAGAACCCTATCAAGTATTCGCCCGCTCAGATTTTAACTCAACTTGGTCGAACCCACCAGGCTTTTCTGACTATGCAGGCTGTCCCGGTTCTTGCGTTGGGGTTGTAGAAGTGGTGGAACCCACTTCCACTCTCAGTCTCCTCGCCCTCGGCACTCTCGGCGCAGCTTCAACCCTCAAACGCAAACTCAAGTCGTCCAAATCCTCAGAAAAGGAAACCACAAAAGTCTCCTAA